A single Rattus norvegicus strain BN/NHsdMcwi chromosome 5, GRCr8, whole genome shotgun sequence DNA region contains:
- the Rbp7 gene encoding retinoid-binding protein 7 isoform X1 has protein sequence MPADLSGTWNLLSSDNFEGYMLALGIDFATRKIAKLLKPQKVIEQNGDSFSINTCSSLRNYLLKFKVGEEFVEDNKGLDNRKCMSTVTWENDKLTCVQKGEKKNRGWSHWIEGDQLHLEMFCEGQVCKQTFQRA, from the exons ATGCCAGCAGACCTCAGCGGTACCTGGAACCTTCTCAGCAGCGATAACTTCGAGGGCTACATGCTGGCCCTGG GTATTGACTTTGCAACTCGTAAGATCGCCAAGTTGCTGAAGCCACAGAAAGTGATTGAGCAAAACGGGGACTCCTTTAGCATCAACACGTGCAGCAGCCTGAGGAACTACCTTCTTAAATTCAAGGTTGGAGAAGAATTTGTGGAGGACAACAAAGGACTGGATAACAGAAAATGCATG AGCACAGTTACCTGGGAGAACGACAAACTCACTTGTGtacagaaaggagagaagaaaaacagaggCTGGAGCCACTGGATTGAAGGGGACCAGCTCCACCTG GAAATGTTCTGCGAAGGCCAGGTGTGCAAACAAACCTTCCAGAGAGCCTGA